A single region of the Halopiger xanaduensis SH-6 genome encodes:
- a CDS encoding TATA-box-binding protein has translation MTDPKDTINIENVVASTGIGQELDLQSVAMDLEGADYDPEQFPGLVYRTQNPKSAALIFRSGKIVCTGAKSTDDVHESLRIVFDKLRELQIQVNEDPEIVVQNIVTSADLGRNLNLNAIAIGLGLENIEYEPEQFPGLVYRLDDPEVVALLFGSGKLVITGGKKPEDAEHAVDKIVSRLEDLGLLE, from the coding sequence ATGACGGATCCGAAGGATACCATCAACATCGAAAACGTGGTGGCGTCGACCGGTATCGGCCAGGAACTCGACCTCCAGAGCGTCGCGATGGACCTCGAGGGGGCCGACTACGACCCCGAGCAGTTCCCCGGGCTGGTCTACCGAACCCAAAACCCCAAATCCGCCGCACTGATCTTCCGGTCGGGGAAGATCGTTTGTACCGGCGCGAAGAGTACCGACGACGTTCACGAGAGCCTGCGTATCGTCTTCGACAAGCTCCGTGAACTCCAGATTCAGGTCAACGAGGACCCCGAGATCGTCGTTCAGAACATCGTCACCTCGGCCGACCTCGGCCGCAACCTCAACCTGAACGCGATCGCGATCGGCCTCGGCCTCGAGAACATCGAGTACGAGCCCGAGCAGTTCCCGGGACTGGTCTACCGCCTCGACGACCCCGAGGTCGTCGCCCTGCTGTTCGGGTCGGGCAAGCTCGTCATCACCGGCGGCAAGAAGCCCGAAGACGCCGAGCACGCCGTCGACAAGATCGTCTCCCGACTCGAGGACCTCGGCCTGCTCGAGTAA
- the hisG gene encoding ATP phosphoribosyltransferase, whose amino-acid sequence MRIAVPNKGRLHEPTIDLLERAGLHLENGADRKLYADTVDPDVSVLFARAADIPEYVADGAADLGITGYDQVREARVDNVSELLDLEFGRCRLVLAAPEDGDIESVADLEGGTVATEFPNITADFFADTGVEPDIVEVSGATELTPHVEMADAIVDITSTGTTLKMNRLAVVEEVLASSVRLFGREDVLEEPKVDEVRTALSSVKQAEGKRYLMMNVPEDRLETVRDVIPGMGGPTVMDIADENGDDGKVAVHAVVDERDVFETITEVKKAGASDVLVNEIERLVE is encoded by the coding sequence ATGCGAATCGCCGTTCCCAACAAGGGCCGCCTGCACGAGCCGACGATCGACCTCCTAGAGCGGGCGGGGCTCCATCTCGAGAACGGTGCCGACCGCAAACTCTACGCCGATACCGTCGACCCCGACGTCTCCGTCCTCTTCGCCCGCGCGGCGGACATTCCGGAGTACGTCGCCGACGGCGCGGCCGACCTCGGAATCACGGGCTACGATCAGGTCCGGGAGGCTCGCGTCGACAACGTCTCCGAACTGCTGGATCTGGAGTTCGGCCGCTGCCGGCTCGTCCTCGCCGCCCCCGAAGACGGCGATATCGAGTCGGTCGCGGACCTCGAGGGCGGCACCGTCGCCACCGAGTTCCCGAACATCACCGCGGATTTCTTCGCCGACACCGGCGTCGAGCCCGACATCGTCGAGGTTTCGGGTGCGACCGAACTGACCCCGCACGTCGAGATGGCCGACGCCATCGTCGACATCACGAGCACCGGGACGACGCTGAAGATGAACCGGCTGGCCGTCGTCGAGGAGGTGCTCGCCAGCTCCGTCCGGCTGTTCGGCCGTGAGGACGTCCTCGAGGAGCCGAAGGTCGACGAAGTTCGGACGGCGCTGTCGTCGGTCAAGCAGGCCGAGGGCAAGCGGTACCTGATGATGAACGTCCCCGAGGACCGGCTCGAGACCGTCCGCGACGTGATTCCGGGGATGGGCGGGCCGACGGTGATGGACATCGCCGACGAGAACGGCGACGATGGCAAGGTCGCCGTTCACGCGGTCGTCGACGAGCGCGACGTCTTCGAGACGATCACCGAGGTGAAAAAGGCCGGCGCCAGCGACGTATTGGTGAACGAAATCGAGCGGTTAGTCGAGTAA
- a CDS encoding MarR family transcriptional regulator, giving the protein MVHRPERVLLTVLDERGPTRVTALATELDTHPITITQYCDDLQSDGYVYRVSADVYAISEAGRERLASLAE; this is encoded by the coding sequence ATGGTTCATCGTCCGGAGCGAGTGCTGCTGACCGTCCTCGACGAACGGGGACCGACGAGAGTGACGGCGCTCGCGACCGAACTCGATACCCATCCGATCACGATCACCCAGTACTGCGACGACCTCCAGTCCGACGGCTACGTCTACCGCGTGTCGGCGGACGTCTACGCCATCTCCGAAGCCGGACGCGAGCGGCTGGCATCGCTCGCGGAATGA
- a CDS encoding THUMP domain-containing protein, with protein sequence MYLLELGGEDDAFAAYEAESAATGVRRIAPGLAVARGIAPERVRGLAYTHRASELIGRTDADVESARALLEAASIDRDRDATVAVRSTDVHGSTGVSTERAERELGQVLVDRGFSVDLEAPDHLLRVAFSEGRLEGTTDPADNSAVRDESDARGGERVSICALGWLAAESVRDFGARAPTDKPFFQPGSMDPLLARAVANVAGARTGRTILDPMCGTGGGLVEAGLVGADVIGTDAQRKMAEGARENLAHFLESDDPSPTGVERGSWHVGRGDATRLPLADDAVDGVVFDAPYGRQSKIDTHRLEDLVASALAEARRVGSRAVVVADRSWRSEAREAGWELAASFERRVHRSLTRYVLVLE encoded by the coding sequence GTGTACCTGCTCGAGCTCGGCGGCGAGGACGACGCCTTCGCGGCCTACGAGGCGGAAAGCGCCGCGACCGGCGTGCGACGGATTGCGCCGGGCCTCGCCGTCGCGCGCGGGATCGCCCCCGAGCGCGTCCGCGGCCTCGCGTACACCCACCGCGCCAGCGAGCTTATCGGTCGGACCGACGCGGACGTAGAGAGCGCGCGGGCGCTGCTCGAGGCTGCGTCGATCGACCGTGACCGCGACGCGACGGTTGCAGTCCGATCCACCGATGTCCACGGCTCGACCGGCGTCAGCACCGAGCGGGCTGAACGGGAACTCGGCCAAGTGCTGGTCGATCGCGGCTTCTCCGTGGATCTCGAGGCTCCCGATCACCTCCTGCGGGTCGCCTTTTCGGAAGGGCGGCTCGAGGGCACGACCGACCCCGCGGACAATTCCGCCGTGCGCGACGAATCCGACGCTCGAGGCGGCGAGCGCGTCTCGATCTGTGCCCTCGGCTGGCTCGCGGCCGAGAGCGTCCGCGATTTCGGCGCTCGCGCGCCCACGGACAAACCTTTCTTCCAGCCCGGCAGCATGGATCCGCTGCTCGCGCGCGCGGTCGCGAACGTCGCGGGCGCACGCACCGGGCGCACGATACTGGATCCCATGTGTGGCACCGGCGGCGGCCTCGTCGAGGCCGGCCTCGTCGGCGCGGACGTGATCGGTACCGACGCCCAGCGAAAGATGGCCGAAGGGGCCCGCGAGAACCTCGCGCACTTCCTCGAGTCCGACGACCCGTCGCCGACGGGCGTCGAGCGCGGTTCCTGGCACGTCGGCCGCGGCGACGCCACCCGGCTCCCGCTCGCCGACGACGCGGTCGACGGCGTCGTCTTCGACGCGCCCTACGGCCGGCAGTCGAAGATCGACACCCACCGCCTCGAGGACTTAGTTGCCAGCGCGCTCGCCGAAGCCCGCCGCGTCGGCTCCCGGGCCGTCGTCGTCGCCGATCGGTCGTGGCGGAGCGAGGCTCGGGAGGCCGGCTGGGAACTCGCCGCGTCGTTCGAGCGCCGCGTCCACCGGTCGCTGACGCGGTACGTGCTGGTGCTCGAGTAG
- a CDS encoding DUF7344 domain-containing protein — translation MTTHSDRRQAGSNTTVPRGAILGNARPPTTVQRRRALESDRRRAVLRRLLDADEDERIPVQTLAGVLADAEDDPTIVTTLLELRQRIYVSLCRTHLPLLESCGLVAYDRERGVVSRGRDLPAIKSDLEGDPVDGNAPAEPA, via the coding sequence ATGACGACTCACTCGGATCGACGCCAGGCGGGATCGAACACCACCGTTCCTCGCGGAGCGATCCTCGGTAACGCCCGGCCGCCCACCACCGTCCAGCGCCGTCGCGCGCTCGAGAGCGACCGGCGACGAGCGGTACTGCGGCGACTGCTCGACGCCGACGAAGACGAGCGGATCCCCGTACAGACGCTCGCGGGCGTTCTCGCCGACGCCGAGGACGACCCGACGATCGTCACCACGCTGCTGGAACTGCGCCAGCGCATCTACGTCTCGCTGTGCCGAACGCACCTGCCGCTGCTCGAGTCGTGCGGACTCGTCGCCTACGATCGGGAGCGGGGCGTCGTCTCGCGCGGCAGGGACCTCCCCGCGATCAAGTCCGATCTCGAGGGAGACCCGGTCGACGGGAACGCACCGGCCGAGCCCGCGTAA
- a CDS encoding potassium channel family protein has product MQPLFLLAGLVLLVATTVDIIWTTLWVDGGSGPLSGRLTTLVWHGLRRVSSDRSRVLSIAGPLILVLTLVMWIGLLWLGWTLVFASSPIALVSTRTGAPADWPGRFYYVAYTMFTDGNGDYTPTRDVWEIASSFTTATGMAYVTLGISYIIAVIGAVSEKRSFASDVTGLGERSEAFVRTSWAGEDERFRGLELPLESLSSDLSLLADQHKSYPILHYYHSERGKRASAMAVPIMDEALTIYEYGMPDDEGPNQTLVTDARSSVQSYLDTLDTAFIDPADEVPPEPDLDRLREDGIPTVSDEAFADALEDHTERRRKLLGIVKADAWHWPPVED; this is encoded by the coding sequence ATGCAACCGCTGTTCCTCCTCGCAGGACTCGTACTGCTCGTTGCGACGACCGTGGACATCATCTGGACGACGCTCTGGGTCGACGGCGGCTCCGGGCCGCTCTCGGGCCGGCTGACGACGCTCGTCTGGCACGGCCTGCGACGCGTCAGTAGCGACCGCTCGCGGGTGCTCAGCATCGCCGGACCGCTCATCCTCGTGCTCACGCTCGTGATGTGGATCGGGCTGCTCTGGCTCGGGTGGACGCTCGTGTTCGCCAGCAGCCCGATCGCGCTCGTCAGTACGCGGACCGGCGCGCCGGCCGACTGGCCGGGTCGGTTCTACTACGTCGCGTACACGATGTTCACCGACGGCAACGGCGACTACACCCCGACCAGAGACGTCTGGGAGATAGCCAGTTCGTTCACGACGGCGACGGGGATGGCCTACGTTACCCTCGGAATCTCCTACATCATCGCGGTGATCGGCGCGGTTTCGGAAAAGCGCTCGTTCGCCAGCGACGTTACCGGCCTCGGCGAGCGCAGCGAGGCGTTCGTCCGGACGAGCTGGGCCGGCGAAGACGAGCGATTCCGCGGCCTCGAGTTACCCCTCGAGTCGCTCTCGTCGGATCTCTCCCTGCTCGCGGACCAGCACAAGTCCTACCCCATCCTCCACTACTACCACAGCGAGCGCGGGAAGCGAGCGTCGGCGATGGCCGTGCCCATCATGGACGAGGCGCTGACGATTTACGAGTACGGCATGCCCGACGACGAGGGGCCGAATCAGACGCTCGTCACGGACGCCCGCTCGAGCGTTCAGAGCTACCTGGACACGCTCGATACCGCCTTCATCGATCCCGCGGACGAGGTCCCGCCCGAACCGGACCTCGATCGACTTCGCGAGGACGGGATTCCGACCGTCTCGGACGAGGCGTTCGCCGACGCGCTCGAGGATCACACCGAACGCCGCCGCAAACTGCTGGGTATCGTGAAGGCCGACGCGTGGCACTGGCCGCCGGTCGAGGACTGA
- a CDS encoding acyl-CoA thioesterase yields the protein MPNVLETHIKNRFRVQPNHANNNNTLHGGNLMKWLDEVGAMSAMRFAGETCVTAQVNELDFERPIRIGDTALVEAYVYDEGRTSVHVALRAWREEPRSGETEKTTESSFTFVAIDADGTPVPVPDLTVETDEGAALRERALEADY from the coding sequence ATGCCGAACGTCCTCGAGACGCACATCAAGAACCGTTTTCGCGTCCAACCGAACCACGCGAACAACAATAATACGCTTCACGGCGGGAACCTCATGAAGTGGCTCGACGAGGTCGGCGCGATGTCGGCGATGCGCTTCGCCGGCGAAACCTGCGTCACCGCGCAGGTGAACGAACTCGACTTCGAGCGACCGATCCGGATCGGCGACACGGCGCTGGTCGAAGCCTACGTCTACGACGAGGGTCGAACCAGCGTCCACGTGGCACTGCGGGCCTGGCGCGAGGAGCCCCGCAGCGGCGAGACGGAGAAGACGACCGAATCGTCGTTCACCTTCGTCGCGATCGACGCGGACGGCACGCCCGTTCCCGTCCCGGACCTGACGGTCGAAACCGACGAGGGCGCGGCGCTTCGGGAACGAGCGCTCGAGGCGGATTACTGA
- a CDS encoding TrmB family transcriptional regulator: protein MVSIDEERAEAEALDRLQELGLSQYEAQTLINLLRLGTGTTQDITRVNGVPRTRVYEATERLHELGFIDIQHTTPRKFTIISEETIIRMLNTQRENTITELAECFEAIGPAQPQREQFGVWTVTGREAVASRVDEFIADADEQIVYMTVDELLTDEHLEQLQDADDRGVEIYLAGISDDVQDQIHETVPSAELFETLWEWRDTPAGSLLITDEETALVSALANGSGGATEIEETAIWGAGDRNSLVVVLRAIFTWRLDGERAA from the coding sequence ATGGTCTCAATTGACGAAGAACGAGCCGAAGCTGAGGCTCTCGACCGACTCCAAGAGCTCGGGTTGTCCCAGTACGAAGCGCAGACGCTGATCAACCTCCTTCGGCTCGGTACGGGAACCACGCAGGACATTACCCGCGTCAACGGTGTTCCCCGCACTCGCGTGTACGAAGCCACCGAGCGGCTCCACGAGCTGGGCTTTATCGACATCCAGCACACGACGCCGCGGAAGTTCACGATAATCTCGGAGGAGACGATCATCCGCATGCTCAACACCCAACGTGAAAACACGATCACCGAACTTGCGGAGTGTTTTGAGGCGATCGGGCCGGCCCAACCGCAACGCGAACAGTTCGGCGTCTGGACGGTGACCGGTCGGGAGGCGGTCGCGTCTCGCGTCGACGAGTTCATCGCCGACGCGGACGAGCAAATCGTCTACATGACCGTCGACGAGTTACTCACCGACGAGCATCTCGAGCAGCTTCAGGACGCCGACGATCGAGGCGTAGAGATCTACCTCGCGGGAATTTCGGACGATGTTCAGGATCAAATTCACGAAACAGTACCGTCGGCCGAACTGTTCGAAACCTTGTGGGAATGGCGGGATACGCCCGCCGGGAGCCTATTGATCACTGACGAAGAGACGGCGCTCGTCAGCGCCCTCGCGAATGGTTCCGGCGGCGCTACTGAGATCGAAGAAACGGCGATCTGGGGCGCAGGCGATCGAAATAGCCTCGTCGTCGTCCTTCGAGCGATCTTTACGTGGCGACTCGACGGTGAACGAGCAGCGTGA